The following proteins come from a genomic window of Citrobacter europaeus:
- the cysS gene encoding cysteine--tRNA ligase gives MLKIFNTLTRQKEEFKPIHAGEVGMYVCGITVYDLCHIGHGRTFVSFDVVARYLRFLGYKLKYVRNITDIDDKIIKRANENGESFVALVDRMIAEMHSDFDALNILRPDLEPRATHHIAEIIEITEQLIAKGHAYVADNGDVMFDVPTDPNYGQLSRQDLEQLQAGARVDVVDVKHNPMDFVLWKMSKEGEPSWPSPWGAGRPGWHIECSAMNCKQLGNHFDIHGGGSDLMFPHHENEIAQSTCAHDGEYVNYWMHSGMVMVDREKMSKSLGNFFTVRDVLKYYDAETIRYFLMSGHYRSQLNYSEENLKQARSALERLYTALRGTDKSVAPAGGEAFEARFIEAMDDDFNTPEAYSVLFDMAREVNRLKGEDMAAANGMAAHLRKLSSVLGLLEQDPEAFLQSGAQADDGEVAEIEALIQQRLDARKAKDWAAADAARDRLNEMGIVLEDGPQGTTWRRK, from the coding sequence ATGTTAAAAATCTTTAATACACTGACGCGCCAAAAAGAGGAATTCAAACCTATTCATGCCGGGGAAGTCGGCATGTACGTGTGTGGTATTACCGTTTACGATCTCTGTCATATTGGTCACGGACGTACCTTTGTTTCTTTCGACGTCGTCGCGCGCTATCTGCGCTTCCTCGGCTATAAGCTGAAGTATGTGCGCAACATTACCGATATTGATGACAAAATCATCAAACGCGCGAATGAAAACGGCGAAAGCTTTGTGGCGTTAGTCGACAGAATGATCGCGGAAATGCATAGCGATTTCGACGCGCTGAATATTCTGCGCCCGGACCTGGAGCCGCGCGCTACACACCATATCGCTGAGATTATTGAAATCACTGAACAGCTGATTGCCAAAGGTCACGCTTACGTGGCTGATAACGGCGACGTGATGTTCGACGTGCCGACTGACCCGAATTACGGTCAACTATCACGTCAGGATCTGGAACAGTTGCAGGCGGGGGCGCGCGTTGACGTGGTTGATGTGAAGCACAACCCTATGGACTTCGTGCTGTGGAAAATGTCCAAAGAAGGCGAGCCGAGCTGGCCGTCTCCGTGGGGCGCAGGCCGTCCGGGTTGGCACATTGAGTGTTCGGCAATGAACTGCAAACAGCTGGGCAACCATTTCGATATTCATGGCGGCGGTTCAGACCTGATGTTCCCGCACCATGAAAACGAAATCGCTCAGTCCACCTGCGCGCATGACGGTGAATACGTCAATTACTGGATGCACTCCGGGATGGTAATGGTTGACCGCGAGAAAATGTCCAAATCGCTGGGCAACTTCTTTACCGTGCGCGACGTACTTAAGTACTACGACGCCGAAACCATCCGCTACTTCCTGATGTCGGGTCATTACCGTAGCCAGTTAAACTACAGCGAAGAGAACCTGAAGCAGGCGCGTTCTGCGCTGGAGCGTCTGTATACCGCGCTGCGCGGCACCGACAAATCCGTTGCTCCTGCTGGTGGCGAAGCCTTTGAGGCGCGCTTTATTGAAGCGATGGACGATGACTTCAATACGCCGGAAGCCTACTCAGTGCTGTTTGATATGGCGCGTGAGGTTAACCGTCTGAAGGGTGAAGATATGGCGGCGGCGAACGGCATGGCTGCGCATCTGCGTAAGCTTTCCAGCGTGCTGGGACTACTGGAACAGGATCCAGAAGCGTTCCTGCAAAGCGGTGCGCAGGCGGATGACGGTGAAGTTGCTGAAATTGAAGCGTTAATCCAACAGCGTCTGGACGCCCGTAAGGCGAAAGACTGGGCGGCAGCCGACGCCGCGCGTGACCGTCTCAACGAGATGGGCATCGTGCTGGAAGACGGCCCGCAGGGCACCACCTGGCGTCGTAAGTAA
- a CDS encoding metal-dependent hydrolase translates to MPTIVTHAAVPLCLGLGLGLKVIPPRLLFTGVILAMLPDADVLSFKLGVAYGNVFGHRGFTHSLLFAFVVPLLCVVIGRRWFKAGLIRCWLFLTVSLLSHSLLDSVTTGGKGVGWLWPWSDERFFAPWQVIKVAPFALSRYATPYGHQVIISELLWVWLPGVMMMGVLWWYRRH, encoded by the coding sequence ATGCCAACTATCGTCACGCACGCAGCCGTTCCGCTCTGTTTAGGGTTAGGTCTCGGACTTAAAGTCATCCCCCCGCGATTACTGTTTACAGGCGTCATTCTGGCTATGCTGCCGGACGCCGACGTACTGTCTTTTAAACTTGGCGTCGCCTACGGCAACGTGTTTGGTCACCGTGGTTTTACCCACTCCCTGCTGTTTGCTTTTGTCGTGCCGCTGCTTTGCGTAGTGATTGGCCGACGATGGTTTAAGGCGGGATTGATTCGCTGCTGGCTATTCCTGACGGTATCACTGCTGTCGCACAGTCTGTTGGATTCGGTCACCACCGGCGGCAAAGGCGTTGGCTGGCTGTGGCCGTGGTCGGATGAACGCTTCTTCGCGCCGTGGCAGGTGATTAAAGTCGCCCCGTTCGCGCTATCACGCTACGCGACCCCTTACGGGCACCAGGTGATTATTTCGGAATTATTATGGGTGTGGCTACCGGGAGTGATGATGATGGGTGTGCTGTGGTGGTATAGACGTCATTAA
- the ppiB gene encoding peptidylprolyl isomerase B, whose protein sequence is MVTFHTNHGDIVIKTFDDKAPETVKNFLDYCREGFYNNTIFHRVINGFMIQGGGFEPGMKQKATKEAIKNEANNGLKNTRGTLAMARTQAPHSATAQFFINVADNDFLNFSGESMQGWGYCVFAEVVEGMDVVDKIKGVSTGRSGMHQDVPKEDVIIENVTVSE, encoded by the coding sequence ATGGTTACTTTCCACACTAATCACGGCGATATCGTAATCAAAACGTTTGATGATAAAGCGCCTGAAACAGTTAAAAACTTCCTGGACTACTGCCGCGAAGGTTTTTACAACAACACCATTTTCCACCGTGTTATTAACGGTTTCATGATCCAGGGCGGTGGTTTCGAGCCAGGCATGAAGCAAAAAGCCACGAAAGAAGCGATCAAAAACGAAGCGAACAACGGTTTGAAAAACACCCGTGGTACGCTGGCGATGGCGCGTACTCAGGCTCCGCACTCCGCAACCGCACAGTTCTTCATCAACGTTGCAGACAACGACTTCCTGAACTTCTCCGGCGAAAGCATGCAGGGTTGGGGTTACTGCGTGTTCGCTGAAGTTGTTGAAGGCATGGACGTGGTTGATAAAATCAAAGGCGTTTCCACCGGTCGCAGCGGTATGCACCAGGATGTGCCTAAAGAAGACGTCATCATCGAAAACGTGACCGTCAGCGAGTAA
- the folD gene encoding bifunctional methylenetetrahydrofolate dehydrogenase/methenyltetrahydrofolate cyclohydrolase FolD: MAAKIIDGKTIAQQVRSEVAQKVQARLAAGLRAPGLAVVLVGSNPASQIYVASKRKACDEVGFVSRSYDLPETTSEAELLELIDTLNADTTIDGILVQLPLPAGIDNVKVLERIAPDKDVDGFHPYNVGRLCQRAPRLRPCTPRGIVTLLERYNIDTYGLNAVVIGASNIVGRPMSMELLLAGCTTTVTHRFTKDLRRHVEHADLLIVAVGKPGFIPGEWIKEGAIVIDVGINRLENGKVVGDVVFEDAAARASYITPVPGGVGPMTVATLIENTLQACVEYHDVKDV; this comes from the coding sequence ATGGCAGCAAAGATTATTGACGGTAAAACGATTGCGCAGCAGGTGCGCTCTGAGGTTGCTCAAAAAGTTCAGGCGCGTTTAGCGGCTGGATTACGCGCCCCAGGCCTGGCTGTTGTGCTGGTAGGTAGCAACCCGGCTTCGCAGATTTATGTTGCGAGTAAACGCAAAGCCTGTGACGAGGTGGGGTTTGTCTCCCGCTCCTATGACCTGCCTGAAACCACCAGCGAAGCGGAGCTTCTTGAGCTGATCGATACGCTCAATGCAGATACCACCATCGACGGTATCCTGGTACAGCTGCCGTTACCTGCGGGTATCGACAACGTTAAAGTGCTGGAGCGTATTGCGCCGGATAAAGACGTTGACGGTTTCCACCCGTATAACGTCGGTCGCCTGTGCCAGCGTGCGCCACGCCTACGTCCGTGTACCCCACGCGGCATTGTAACCCTGCTTGAACGTTACAACATCGACACCTACGGTCTGAATGCGGTCGTCATTGGCGCGTCGAATATTGTTGGTCGCCCGATGAGCATGGAGCTGCTGCTGGCAGGCTGCACCACCACCGTCACCCACCGGTTCACCAAAGATCTGCGCCGCCATGTTGAACATGCTGACCTGCTGATTGTTGCCGTCGGCAAACCTGGCTTTATACCCGGCGAGTGGATCAAAGAAGGTGCGATTGTGATTGATGTCGGCATCAACCGTCTGGAGAATGGTAAAGTTGTTGGCGATGTGGTCTTTGAAGATGCTGCCGCACGCGCGTCATATATCACGCCGGTACCCGGCGGCGTAGGCCCAATGACGGTCGCCACACTTATCGAAAACACGCTGCAGGCGTGTGTTGAATATCATGATGTAAAGGACGTTTAA
- the purE gene encoding 5-(carboxyamino)imidazole ribonucleotide mutase yields MSSRNNPARVAIVMGSKSDWATMQFAAEIFEMLDVPHHVEVVSAHRTPDKLFSFAEGAEENGYQVIIAGAGGAAHLPGMIAAKTLVPVLGVPVQSAALSGVDSLYSIVQMPRGIPVGTLAIGKAGAANAALLAAQILATHDKALHQRLNDWRKAQTDEVLENPDPRGVA; encoded by the coding sequence ATGTCTTCCCGCAATAATCCGGCGCGTGTCGCCATCGTGATGGGGTCCAAAAGCGACTGGGCTACCATGCAGTTCGCCGCCGAAATCTTCGAAATGTTGGACGTTCCACACCATGTTGAGGTCGTCTCTGCCCACCGTACCCCAGACAAACTGTTCAGTTTCGCTGAAGGCGCTGAAGAGAACGGCTATCAGGTGATTATTGCCGGTGCCGGTGGTGCTGCACATTTGCCAGGCATGATTGCGGCGAAAACGTTGGTGCCTGTTTTAGGCGTTCCGGTACAAAGCGCAGCATTGAGCGGCGTAGATAGCCTTTATTCCATCGTTCAAATGCCTCGCGGTATTCCGGTGGGCACGCTGGCGATCGGCAAAGCGGGCGCGGCCAATGCGGCCCTGCTGGCCGCGCAAATTCTGGCAACACACGACAAAGCCTTACACCAGCGTCTGAACGACTGGCGCAAAGCGCAAACCGATGAGGTGCTGGAGAACCCGGACCCGCGAGGTGTCGCATGA
- the purK gene encoding 5-(carboxyamino)imidazole ribonucleotide synthase, which translates to MKQVCVLGNGQLGRMLRQAGEPLGIAVWPVGLDAEPAAVPFQQSVITAEIERWPETALTRELARHPAFVNRDVFPIIADRLTQKQLFDKLNLATAPWQLLADQSEWSAVFDKLGELAIVKRRVGGYDGRGQWRLRANEIEQLPDDCYGECIVERGINFSGEVSLVGARAHDGSTVFYPLTHNLHQDGILRTSVVFPQANARQQEQAEAMLSAIMQELGYVGVMAMECFITPEGLLINELAPRVHNSGHWTQNGASISQFELHLRAITGLPLPTPVVNNPSVMVNLIGSDLNYDWLKLPLVHLHWYDKEVREGRKVGHLNLSDSDTARLSATLEALIPLLPPEYASGIIWAQSKLK; encoded by the coding sequence ATGAAGCAGGTCTGCGTACTCGGTAACGGTCAGCTAGGACGCATGCTGCGCCAGGCCGGCGAGCCGCTGGGCATTGCGGTCTGGCCCGTCGGGCTGGACGCTGAACCGGCTGCCGTTCCTTTTCAACAAAGCGTGATCACCGCTGAGATTGAGCGCTGGCCGGAAACGGCGCTAACCCGCGAACTGGCGCGTCATCCGGCGTTTGTTAACCGCGACGTCTTCCCGATTATTGCTGACCGTCTGACGCAAAAACAGCTTTTTGACAAACTCAACCTGGCGACCGCGCCATGGCAGCTGCTGGCGGATCAAAGCGAATGGTCTGCGGTGTTTGACAAACTCGGCGAGTTGGCGATTGTGAAGCGTCGCGTCGGCGGCTACGACGGTCGTGGGCAGTGGCGTTTGCGCGCAAATGAAATCGAACAACTGCCGGACGATTGCTACGGCGAATGCATCGTTGAGCGGGGAATCAACTTCTCCGGTGAAGTCTCCCTGGTTGGCGCTCGTGCGCACGACGGCAGCACCGTCTTCTATCCGCTGACCCATAACCTGCACCAGGACGGCATTCTGCGCACCAGCGTAGTCTTCCCGCAGGCTAACGCCAGACAGCAGGAACAGGCCGAAGCGATGCTCTCTGCCATCATGCAGGAGCTGGGCTATGTCGGCGTGATGGCAATGGAGTGTTTCATCACCCCAGAGGGTCTGCTGATTAACGAACTGGCTCCCCGCGTGCACAACAGCGGGCACTGGACGCAAAACGGCGCCAGCATCAGCCAGTTTGAACTGCATCTGCGCGCCATTACCGGCCTGCCGCTGCCGACGCCGGTGGTGAACAATCCTTCGGTGATGGTAAACCTAATCGGCAGCGACCTGAACTACGACTGGCTGAAGCTACCGCTGGTGCACCTGCATTGGTATGACAAAGAAGTGCGTGAAGGGCGTAAGGTGGGTCACCTGAACCTGAGCGACAGCGATACCGCGCGCCTTAGCGCCACGCTGGAAGCGCTTATTCCCCTGCTGCCGCCGGAATATGCCAGCGGTATCATCTGGGCGCAGTCAAAGCTGAAATAA
- the fimA gene encoding type 1 fimbrial major subunit FimA: protein MKRKLMTSSVIASLMLVAGAAVAADPVSVSGGTVHFEGELVNAACAVSTQSSDQVVTLGQYRTASFAAVGDTTAQIPFSIVLNDCDPKVAATAAVAFSGQSDITNNNLLAVTSADNGTTASGVGIEILDNTSTALKPDGATFSTAQALVEGTNTLRFSARYKATAASATPGQANADATFIMKYE from the coding sequence ATGAAACGTAAATTAATGACCTCTTCTGTTATTGCCAGCCTGATGTTAGTCGCAGGTGCGGCGGTTGCGGCCGATCCGGTAAGCGTTAGCGGCGGAACTGTGCATTTTGAAGGTGAACTGGTCAATGCAGCCTGTGCAGTCAGTACTCAGTCATCCGATCAGGTTGTCACCTTAGGCCAGTATCGTACTGCAAGTTTTGCCGCAGTGGGTGATACGACGGCACAAATTCCGTTCTCTATCGTCCTGAACGACTGTGACCCGAAAGTTGCCGCAACCGCAGCCGTTGCTTTCTCTGGTCAGTCTGATATTACCAATAACAACCTGCTGGCCGTCACTTCTGCAGACAACGGTACTACTGCCAGCGGCGTCGGGATTGAAATTCTGGACAATACGTCCACCGCGCTGAAGCCGGATGGAGCCACCTTCTCTACCGCTCAGGCGCTGGTTGAAGGGACCAACACCCTGCGTTTCTCTGCGCGTTATAAAGCCACTGCTGCAAGCGCAACGCCGGGTCAGGCAAATGCTGACGCGACGTTCATCATGAAGTACGAATAA
- the ybcJ gene encoding ribosome-associated protein YbcJ — protein sequence MATFSLGKHPHVELCDLLKLEGWSESGAQAKIAIGEGLVKVDGAVETRKRCKIVAGQTVSFEGHSINVVA from the coding sequence ATGGCCACATTTTCACTGGGTAAACACCCACACGTTGAACTCTGCGATTTGCTGAAGCTGGAAGGCTGGAGCGAAAGCGGTGCTCAGGCAAAAATTGCTATTGGCGAAGGGTTAGTGAAGGTCGATGGCGCTGTTGAAACGCGTAAACGCTGCAAAATCGTTGCCGGTCAGACCGTCAGCTTTGAAGGCCACAGCATTAACGTCGTAGCGTGA
- the lpxH gene encoding UDP-2,3-diacylglucosamine diphosphatase has translation MTTLFIADLHLCTEEPAITAGFLRFLAGDARKADALYILGDLFEAWIGDDDPNPLHHEMAAAIKSLADSGVPCFFIHGNRDFLLGKRFARESGMTLLPEEKVLDLYGRRVLIMHGDTLCTDDAGYQAFRAKVHQPWLQKLFLALPLFVRQRIAARMRANSKAANSSKSLEIMDVNQQAVIAEMEKHQVQWLIHGHTHRPAVHELSANEQPAFRVVLGAWHSEGSMIKVTPDDVELIVFPF, from the coding sequence GTGACGACACTGTTTATTGCAGATCTTCACCTCTGCACAGAAGAACCGGCGATCACCGCCGGTTTTCTGCGTTTTTTAGCCGGCGATGCGCGAAAGGCCGATGCGCTGTACATTCTCGGTGACCTGTTTGAAGCCTGGATTGGCGACGACGATCCTAATCCGCTGCATCATGAAATGGCCGCGGCGATAAAATCGCTGGCGGATTCCGGCGTTCCCTGCTTTTTTATTCACGGCAACCGTGATTTTCTGCTCGGCAAACGTTTTGCCCGTGAGAGCGGCATGACCTTGCTTCCCGAAGAAAAAGTGCTCGACCTGTATGGCCGCAGGGTGCTGATCATGCATGGCGACACCTTATGCACCGACGACGCGGGCTATCAGGCATTTCGCGCCAAAGTGCATCAACCCTGGTTACAGAAACTGTTCCTCGCCCTGCCGCTGTTCGTTCGCCAGCGAATCGCTGCGAGAATGCGCGCCAACAGCAAAGCGGCCAACAGCAGCAAGTCGCTGGAGATCATGGATGTGAATCAGCAGGCCGTTATCGCTGAGATGGAAAAACATCAGGTTCAGTGGTTAATTCACGGCCATACCCACCGCCCGGCGGTCCACGAACTTTCTGCCAATGAGCAACCTGCTTTCCGCGTGGTATTAGGCGCATGGCACAGCGAAGGTTCGATGATCAAAGTCACACCAGACGACGTTGAACTGATCGTATTTCCGTTTTAA